One Prunus dulcis chromosome 7, ALMONDv2, whole genome shotgun sequence DNA segment encodes these proteins:
- the LOC117635779 gene encoding auxin-responsive protein IAA20-like, whose protein sequence is MELQLGLALPSNPIKGFDLNNFGYEAKEVAAVSKPIHYENKKRSFDQAFDEHNNNTSRSTAAVPRTLPLFLWNNNQPNHHDNDDDPDKHQDNNSRFTIVIKNDGDGLVGWPPIKSWRKEACFHNHNHGHGHRTVGNGSGGGGRGSSNHHHSTFVKVKMEGVGIARKIDLSLHHSFRTLADTLMDMFDKCQMDSNNYKLTYQDREGDWLLAQDVPWRTFIRSVQRLKLVKKSD, encoded by the exons ATGGAGCTTCAACTGGGTCTCGCTCTTCCAAGCAATCCAATCAAAGGCTTCGACTTAAATAACTTTGGTTACGAAGCTAAGGAAGTAGCAGCTGTTTCCAAACCTATTCATTATGAAAACAAGAAACGCAGCTTTGACCAAGCTTTTGACGAACACAACAATAACACTAGTCGTTCCACTGCAGCCGTGCCTCGAACGCTGCCTTTGTTCCTTTGGAACAACAACCAACCAAACCACCACGATAACGACGACGACCCTGATAAGCACCAAGACAACAACTCCCGCTTTACCATTGTCATCAA AAATGATGGAGATGGTTTGGTAGGGTGGCCTCCAATTAAGTCATGGAGAAAGGAGGCTTGCTTCCACAACCACAACCATGGTCATGGTCATCGAACGGTGGGGAATGGCTCTGGTGGCGGTGGCAGAGGATCATcaaaccaccaccactctaCATTCGTTAAGGTGAAGATGGAAGGAGTGGGAATAGCAAGAAAGATCGACTTAAGCCTCCATCACTCTTTCCGAACACTCGCAGACACCTTGATGGACATGTTTGACAAAT GTCAGATGGATTCAAACAATTATAAACTCACTTACCAAGACAGAGAGGGAGACTGGCTTCTTGCTCAAGATGTTCCTTGGAg AACTTTCATCAGATCGGTGCAACGTCTCAAATTGGTTAAGAAGAGTGATTAA